GTACATACTCGCCTGCCGCGCCGCAGCAGAACGCGTTGTCGGCGAGCGGCACCACCTCGAGCCCGGGGATGCGGGCGAGCAGGCGCCGCCCCGCCTCGGGGTCGCGCAGCACGCGCCGGTGGGTGCAGGGGGTGTGGAGGGCGATGCGCGCCTCGTGCCGGGCGGCAGGCTGCGGCCACGCGGCCTCGGCGAGGAAGGCGCAGAGCTCGCGGGCGCGCCGGGCCAGCGTCTCGCCCTCGGGGTGCCAGCGTCCGTACTCCACGAGCTGGGCGCCGCAGCCGCTGTCGAGGAACAGCACCGGGTCGTCGCCGGCGAAGGCGCGCAGGTTGGCGGCGGCGAGGGCCGCCGCGCCGGCGGGGTCGCCGCCGTGGGCATGGAGCGCGCCGCAGCAGCGCTGCGCCGCCGGAACGTGGACCTCGTAGCCGAGGCGGCGCAGCACCGCCACCGCCGCATGCAGGGCGGGCGCCTGGGCGTGGCGCGCGATGCAGCCCGTAAAGAGCTGCACGCGGCCCCTTGCGGTGCCGTGGGGCGGGTGGCGCCCCGGCCGCGGGGGCCGGCCCGGGCGCGGGGCCTGGCGGCTGAGGCGCGCGAGCCCGGGAAGCGGGCCCTCGAGGGCGGCGGCGAGGCGCAGCAGGCCGGCGGTGCGGGCGGCGGCGAGGAGCGCCGCGGCGGCGGCGGCGAGCCGCGGCGAGGCCGCCACCCGGCGCAGGGCGCGCACCGCCGCGCCGGGTGGGCGGCGCGGCGCGAGCAGCGCCCGGGTCTGGTCGAGGAGCGCCCCGTAGGGGACCTCCGAGGGGCAGACCGCCTCGCAGGCGCGGCACCCGAGGCAGCGGTCGATGTGGCCGGCG
This genomic interval from Inmirania thermothiophila contains the following:
- a CDS encoding (Fe-S)-binding protein produces the protein MDRQAPTARDALAARIAAAADLCVQCGACLPHCPTYRLARDEAESPRGRIALARALAEGRLAPEPRLAGHIDRCLGCRACEAVCPSEVPYGALLDQTRALLAPRRPPGAAVRALRRVAASPRLAAAAAALLAAARTAGLLRLAAALEGPLPGLARLSRQAPRPGRPPRPGRHPPHGTARGRVQLFTGCIARHAQAPALHAAVAVLRRLGYEVHVPAAQRCCGALHAHGGDPAGAAALAAANLRAFAGDDPVLFLDSGCGAQLVEYGRWHPEGETLARRARELCAFLAEAAWPQPAARHEARIALHTPCTHRRVLRDPEAGRRLLARIPGLEVVPLADNAFCCGAAGEYVLTHADWAEALRAPKIEALAAAAPDAVATTNIGCRLHLAAGLAARGLAVPVLHPVEILARALAPPARTAEGGL